Within Acidobacteriota bacterium, the genomic segment CTCAGGTCCTGGGCCGGCGCCTTGAACGACGGACCGGCTATTCGCATCTGAGTGCAACGACCGGATCGACCTTTGTGGCCCTGTACGTCGGCAGAAGACATGCGAGCACTGCAACCGTCGCCAGCGATAACGCGGTGACGCAAAGCGTTCCAGCGTCCGTCGGTTCTAGATCGAAGAGCAAGCTAGACATCAAGCGCGTCAACGCAATCGAACAGGCCACGCCAATCCCTACTCCGATCGCTGTCAGCATTAGGCCACTTCTTATGACCAATCTGAAAATATCACTTCGTCCGGCACCAAGAGCCATTCGAATCCCCATCTCGCGGGTGCGTTGAGATGCGGAGTAACTC encodes:
- a CDS encoding FtsX-like permease family protein; the protein is DDPLLVVPAVQAAVKALDRDLPIYDIKTMDRRLDESTAQRRLILLVLGVFAIIAVVLAMGGTYSVMSYSASQRTREMGIRMALGAGRSDIFRLVIRSGLMLTAIGVGIGVACSIALTRLMSSLLFDLEPTDAGTLCVTALSLATVAVLACLLPTYRATKVDPVVALRCE